From Paenibacillus physcomitrellae, the proteins below share one genomic window:
- a CDS encoding glycoside hydrolase family 1 protein — protein MSVFKENFLWGGSVSSMQTEGAWNEGGKGLTTYDVQEKTKSGSDWKVAIDFYHRYKEDIALFAGMGFNSYRFSLSWARILPDGEGEVNEEGLQFYENVIDELLKYNIEPVVCLHHFDMPLALMQKYGGWVGRETLEGFKKYAQTVIQRFGKRVKYYLPFNEQNAAALMQTYYLPESMSKEEKNRQQAICMHHIFLASASVVHLAREYAPHAQVGGMVNFMPVYPATCKPEDVLAAERGNRNYNYQTLDILAYGEYPADLLAEWERTGSTPPFTQEDLDYLKQGKMDFLSHSYYQSATIKAGLNTDGASILMSLFQVPVKNEYLEVTEWGWAIDPVGLRLTVKEIHERYRLPVFTIECGIGVDEELNQDLTVEDDYRIDYFREHLNQLKLAVAEDGVDLMGFLTWGPIDILSSQGEMKKRYGFIYVNRTDTDLKDLKRYKKKSYDWFKQVISTNGEVL, from the coding sequence ATGAGCGTATTTAAGGAGAATTTTTTATGGGGCGGTTCCGTCTCGAGCATGCAGACAGAGGGAGCCTGGAACGAAGGCGGGAAAGGGCTGACCACTTATGATGTACAGGAAAAAACCAAATCAGGCTCCGACTGGAAGGTCGCGATTGATTTCTACCATCGATATAAAGAAGACATCGCTTTGTTCGCCGGCATGGGTTTCAACTCATACCGTTTCTCGCTGAGCTGGGCTCGCATTTTGCCGGACGGGGAAGGCGAAGTGAATGAGGAAGGGCTTCAATTTTATGAAAATGTGATCGACGAGCTCTTGAAATACAACATTGAGCCGGTCGTTTGTTTGCACCATTTTGATATGCCGCTTGCTTTGATGCAGAAATACGGCGGATGGGTGGGAAGAGAAACCCTCGAAGGCTTCAAAAAATACGCCCAAACCGTCATTCAGCGTTTCGGCAAACGCGTGAAATATTACCTTCCATTTAACGAGCAGAATGCCGCTGCTTTGATGCAAACCTATTATCTGCCGGAATCGATGTCCAAAGAGGAGAAAAACAGACAGCAGGCCATTTGTATGCATCACATCTTCCTTGCTTCTGCATCCGTTGTGCATCTGGCCCGCGAATATGCACCTCATGCCCAGGTAGGCGGGATGGTGAACTTTATGCCGGTCTACCCGGCTACCTGCAAGCCGGAGGATGTACTGGCGGCGGAACGCGGCAACCGGAACTATAACTATCAGACGCTGGATATCCTGGCCTACGGCGAATACCCGGCGGATCTTCTGGCCGAATGGGAACGGACGGGAAGCACGCCGCCATTCACACAGGAGGATCTGGATTACCTCAAACAAGGCAAAATGGATTTTCTCTCTCACAGCTATTATCAGTCTGCCACCATTAAAGCCGGATTGAACACGGACGGAGCTTCCATCCTGATGAGTTTGTTCCAGGTACCGGTCAAAAATGAATATCTCGAGGTCACCGAGTGGGGTTGGGCCATTGATCCGGTCGGTCTCCGGCTGACGGTCAAAGAAATTCATGAACGTTACCGCCTCCCGGTGTTCACGATTGAATGCGGAATAGGCGTAGATGAAGAGCTGAATCAAGACCTGACGGTTGAAGACGATTACCGGATCGATTATTTCCGCGAACATCTGAATCAGCTTAAGCTGGCCGTGGCCGAAGATGGCGTGGATCTGATGGGCTTCCTGACCTGGGGACCGATCGATATTTTGAGCTCCCAGGGCGAAATGAAGAAACGTTACGGGTTTATTTACGTGAATCGTACGGACACGGATCTGAAGGATCTTAAACGTTATAAGAAAAAAAGCTACGACTGGTTTAAACAAGTGATTTCCACCAACGGGGAAGTTCTCTAA
- a CDS encoding AraC family transcriptional regulator, which yields MSRRQAELAMKQMLMSGYGHYSRAEENKAFNAFLKGIDTQFEYSWSEFPLAQQPLRAIKNHLICFVAVTCRYAADLGADDERCYALSDYYINEIENRADIQNWKDMILEISQHYVEQVRLGSEKKYSLPIQKAVRYIRQHLYETCRLQDVAAAIGVHPSYLSSLFKKETGVSLTHFVREMKMNEAKNMLRDGEYSESEIAEMLGYQSLSYFCKVFREVHSCSPREFAMGEMGLAGELST from the coding sequence ATGAGCAGACGACAAGCCGAGCTTGCCATGAAACAGATGCTGATGTCCGGGTACGGGCATTATTCACGGGCCGAAGAAAATAAAGCCTTTAACGCCTTTCTTAAAGGCATCGATACGCAGTTTGAGTATTCCTGGTCGGAATTCCCACTTGCCCAGCAGCCCTTGCGCGCCATCAAAAACCACCTGATCTGTTTTGTCGCCGTCACCTGCCGTTATGCGGCGGACTTGGGCGCCGACGATGAACGCTGTTATGCGCTGAGCGATTACTATATCAATGAAATTGAAAACCGGGCGGATATTCAGAACTGGAAGGATATGATTCTGGAGATTTCGCAGCATTACGTCGAACAGGTCCGTCTGGGCAGCGAAAAGAAATACAGCCTGCCGATCCAGAAAGCGGTCCGGTATATCCGGCAGCATCTGTACGAGACCTGCCGGCTGCAGGACGTCGCGGCCGCAATCGGCGTTCATCCCAGCTACCTTTCCTCGCTTTTTAAGAAAGAGACCGGGGTTTCGCTGACGCATTTTGTAAGGGAAATGAAAATGAACGAAGCCAAAAACATGCTCCGCGACGGGGAATATTCAGAATCCGAAATTGCGGAAATGCTGGGGTATCAAAGCTTGTCTTATTTCTGCAAGGTATTTCGGGAGGTTCATTCGTGCAGTCCGCGGGAGTTTGCGATGGGGGAAATGGGATTGGCAGGTGAACTATCAACTTAG
- the cas2 gene encoding CRISPR-associated endonuclease Cas2, whose amino-acid sequence MMVVITYDVRTVDSSGQRRLRQVAKVCQNYGQRVQNSVFECIVDAAEWAALKLRLIELIDPEQDSLRFYQLGNQYKNKVEHVGIKTSLDLEGPLIL is encoded by the coding sequence ATGATGGTAGTCATTACTTATGATGTTAGAACCGTTGACTCCTCAGGACAAAGAAGACTGCGGCAGGTGGCTAAAGTATGCCAAAATTATGGCCAGCGCGTGCAAAATTCTGTGTTCGAATGCATCGTAGATGCTGCAGAATGGGCAGCGCTTAAACTCAGGTTAATTGAGTTGATTGATCCAGAGCAAGACAGCCTGCGATTTTATCAGCTTGGGAACCAATACAAAAATAAAGTAGAACATGTAGGAATCAAGACTTCGCTTGATTTGGAAGGACCCCTGATTTTATAG
- the cas1c gene encoding type I-C CRISPR-associated endonuclease Cas1c — MKKLLNTLFINQPDVYLSLDGDNIVLLKEQEKLGRLPLHNLESIVSFGYTGASPALMGYCAERNISIVFMTINGRFLARVIGASRGNVVLRKKQYAISEDEALSARVARNFILGKVYNHKWMLERMTRDYPLRIDVAQFKETSLHLSGLMLGIRECEELERLRGLEGQAAVSYNKFLDSMILQQKEDFFFHTRSRRPPLDNVNAMLSLAYTLLANDMASALEGVGLDAYVGFMHRDRPGRASLALDVMEELRGIYADRFVLSLINKKVLNSGDFIRKENGAVLLTEEGRKKFLTAWQSRKQDKITHPYLGENISWGLVPHVQALLLARYLRGDLDEYPPFLWK; from the coding sequence ATGAAGAAGCTGCTGAACACTTTGTTCATTAATCAGCCGGACGTTTATTTATCGCTGGATGGCGACAATATTGTTCTTTTGAAAGAGCAGGAGAAGCTGGGACGGCTGCCGCTGCATAACCTCGAATCTATTGTTTCTTTTGGTTACACGGGAGCCAGTCCGGCTCTTATGGGATATTGTGCAGAACGGAATATTTCTATTGTCTTTATGACGATAAATGGGAGATTTCTGGCGAGAGTAATTGGAGCAAGCAGGGGAAATGTAGTTCTAAGGAAAAAGCAGTATGCCATCTCAGAGGATGAGGCCTTATCGGCCAGGGTGGCTCGCAATTTTATATTAGGTAAAGTGTATAACCATAAATGGATGCTTGAGCGAATGACCCGGGATTATCCTCTGCGCATTGATGTGGCTCAATTTAAGGAGACTTCACTCCACTTGTCCGGGTTGATGCTGGGTATCCGCGAATGCGAGGAACTGGAACGGTTAAGAGGGCTGGAAGGGCAAGCAGCGGTCAGCTATAATAAATTTCTCGATTCCATGATTCTGCAGCAGAAAGAGGATTTTTTCTTCCATACCCGTTCTCGCAGACCGCCTTTGGATAACGTCAATGCTATGCTGTCTCTGGCTTATACTTTACTCGCAAATGATATGGCTTCCGCACTCGAAGGTGTGGGGCTTGATGCTTATGTAGGTTTTATGCACCGTGACCGCCCGGGACGAGCTTCCTTGGCCTTGGATGTTATGGAGGAGCTGCGGGGTATTTATGCCGATCGGTTTGTTTTGTCGCTGATCAATAAAAAGGTATTGAACTCAGGAGATTTTATACGTAAAGAAAACGGAGCCGTCCTCTTGACGGAAGAAGGCCGTAAAAAGTTTCTGACTGCTTGGCAAAGCCGAAAACAGGACAAGATCACCCATCCTTATTTGGGAGAAAATATTTCCTGGGGACTTGTACCGCATGTTCAAGCCCTGCTGCTGGCGCGTTATTTGCGCGGCGATCTGGATGAATATCCTCCATTTTTGTGGAAGTAG
- the cas4 gene encoding CRISPR-associated protein Cas4 → MDANHDDDYLMLSGIQHFQFCKRQWALIHIEQQWEENVRTIEGQHLHRKADQPFVREKRGDKLVVRALPVKSDELKMTGICDVVEFTQDDDGVEISGAEGKYKACPVEYKRGKPKKNEADLLQLAAQAICLEEMLLCPVPVGFMFYNEIKHRVEVPLTVELKDRVRSILLEMRDYYDRRYTPKVKTGSFCNSCSLKSVCLPEVLNKRSVKSYIEGKMKE, encoded by the coding sequence ATGGACGCTAATCACGACGATGATTATTTGATGCTGTCTGGTATTCAACACTTCCAATTCTGCAAAAGACAGTGGGCACTCATCCATATCGAGCAGCAGTGGGAAGAGAATGTGCGTACGATTGAAGGACAGCATCTTCACCGCAAAGCGGACCAGCCGTTTGTCAGAGAGAAACGCGGGGATAAGCTCGTTGTTCGAGCATTACCCGTTAAGTCCGACGAATTGAAAATGACAGGCATCTGCGACGTGGTTGAGTTTACTCAGGATGATGATGGCGTTGAAATTAGCGGAGCGGAAGGAAAATACAAGGCTTGTCCTGTGGAATATAAACGGGGCAAGCCCAAAAAAAATGAAGCGGACCTGTTACAGCTTGCAGCGCAGGCGATTTGTCTGGAGGAAATGCTGCTTTGTCCTGTTCCGGTTGGCTTCATGTTCTACAATGAGATCAAACATCGGGTTGAGGTGCCGTTAACGGTTGAACTAAAGGATCGGGTAAGAAGCATTTTGTTAGAAATGCGAGATTATTATGACAGAAGGTACACGCCTAAAGTCAAAACAGGATCTTTTTGCAACAGCTGTTCTTTGAAATCGGTATGCCTGCCGGAGGTTTTGAACAAGCGTTCGGTCAAAAGCTATATCGAAGGGAAAATGAAGGAATGA
- the cas7c gene encoding type I-C CRISPR-associated protein Cas7/Csd2 produces MSSLDHKIDFAVVLSVTSANPNGDPLNGNRPRQNYDGYGEISDVALKRKIRNRLQDMGEAIFVQSNDRKTDEYGSLRERAAGNSKLSEILKPKSVSGDEFAKVACQEWIDVRSFGQVFAFKGTSSGSGVSVGVRGPVSIHTARSVDPIDITSMQITKSVNSEPGSDRGSDTMGMKHRVDFGLYVFYGSINTQLAEKTGFTNEDADKVKEALLTLFENDLSSARPEGSMEVHKVYWWEHDSKLGQYSSAKVHRSLQIRSKKEEPREFEDYAVEVYELDGLKVEVLDGR; encoded by the coding sequence ATGAGTAGTTTGGATCATAAAATTGATTTTGCTGTTGTTCTGTCGGTGACCAGTGCAAATCCTAACGGCGACCCGTTAAACGGGAACCGTCCAAGACAAAATTATGACGGCTACGGAGAAATTTCCGATGTAGCACTCAAACGGAAGATCCGGAATCGGCTGCAGGATATGGGCGAAGCTATTTTTGTACAATCCAACGATCGCAAGACGGATGAATACGGCAGTTTGCGAGAACGTGCAGCGGGCAACTCCAAACTTAGTGAAATCCTGAAACCTAAGTCAGTATCAGGTGATGAATTTGCCAAAGTTGCTTGTCAGGAATGGATCGACGTTCGCAGCTTTGGACAAGTGTTTGCTTTTAAAGGGACTAGCAGCGGGAGCGGCGTTTCCGTTGGCGTAAGAGGTCCGGTATCCATTCATACCGCTCGAAGTGTGGACCCGATTGATATTACCAGCATGCAAATCACCAAAAGCGTGAATTCAGAGCCAGGCTCAGACCGGGGTTCGGATACAATGGGGATGAAGCATCGCGTTGATTTTGGTTTGTATGTTTTTTATGGCAGCATCAACACGCAGCTTGCGGAGAAAACCGGCTTTACCAACGAAGATGCAGATAAAGTCAAAGAGGCGCTCCTGACCTTGTTTGAGAATGACTTATCTTCGGCTAGACCTGAAGGCAGCATGGAAGTGCATAAGGTGTACTGGTGGGAGCATGACTCCAAATTGGGGCAATATTCATCGGCTAAAGTACACCGTTCGCTGCAAATCAGATCCAAAAAGGAAGAACCAAGAGAATTTGAGGACTATGCTGTCGAGGTCTATGAACTTGATGGGTTAAAGGTCGAAGTTCTGGATGGACGCTAA
- the cas8c gene encoding type I-C CRISPR-associated protein Cas8c/Csd1 — protein sequence MSWLLSLYETYESNLDHVGETALRNEREYTLLPVSHTTQNAHIEVLVTENGEFHSAKVIGKSDASTLIPCTEKSASRAGAVISPYPLHDKLSYVAGDFVAYGGQVKGEEPFETYIHELQNWAESPYGHPKVIAIYRYLRQRTLIRDLVSLSSTPVLAVDENNRLIEKWDKKYETLYPEKPTIFGVVAGDQTSAFVRFNVYSPTRQLDDVWKDKEVYDSFIAYYGERLGDEDLCYVTGKKLPSTDRHANKIRNAADKAKLISANDDTGFTFRGRFVQSHDAASISYEVSQKAHNALKWLINRQGKTIDDRVFLVWGNDSLYIPDPAEDTFALDPEAMPEVARMSNTNEALAREVSKALDGYKNKLGDKTKDHFQPEVNILVLDSATTGRMAVLYFRNMNKELYLDKLAEWHTSCAWLHRYRKNAQGDFVAFFGAPATRDIAFAAYGPRAGDKIVKGLMERMLPCIVDGTRIPQDIINSVINRASNPVALENWEWEKTLSIACALINKHLSDKKEGIGLALDENNDDRSYLFGRMLAVADVLERRALGKEEKRATNAIRYMNAFSKHPERTWRVIQESLQPYQARLGAAATYWTKIIDEIGFKFKPEDFNNKPLTGKYLLGFYSQRHALYQGKNRDDAAEAEETHIEE from the coding sequence ATGAGCTGGCTGCTTAGCCTGTATGAAACCTATGAATCCAACCTGGACCACGTTGGCGAGACGGCGCTTAGAAATGAACGAGAATATACGCTTTTGCCTGTCTCGCATACCACGCAGAATGCCCACATTGAAGTCCTGGTTACAGAGAATGGAGAGTTCCATTCAGCGAAAGTCATTGGCAAAAGTGATGCAAGCACCTTGATTCCCTGCACGGAGAAATCGGCAAGCCGGGCGGGAGCCGTAATTTCGCCTTATCCACTGCATGACAAGCTGAGTTATGTCGCTGGTGATTTTGTAGCCTATGGCGGCCAGGTCAAAGGAGAAGAGCCTTTTGAAACTTACATACACGAATTGCAAAATTGGGCGGAATCTCCTTATGGACATCCTAAAGTAATCGCGATTTATCGTTATCTTCGGCAAAGGACGTTGATTCGAGATTTAGTAAGTTTGAGTTCAACCCCTGTCCTGGCTGTAGATGAGAACAATCGTTTAATCGAGAAATGGGATAAAAAGTACGAAACGCTTTATCCAGAGAAGCCGACTATTTTTGGTGTTGTAGCTGGGGACCAGACAAGTGCTTTTGTGCGTTTTAACGTCTATTCACCAACTCGCCAGCTTGACGATGTTTGGAAGGATAAGGAAGTTTATGATTCTTTTATCGCTTACTATGGGGAGCGGCTTGGCGATGAAGATCTTTGTTATGTGACGGGGAAAAAGCTTCCCAGTACCGACCGGCATGCGAACAAAATTCGCAATGCGGCTGACAAAGCCAAGCTCATCTCGGCAAACGATGATACGGGCTTTACGTTTCGCGGACGTTTTGTGCAGAGCCATGATGCGGCTAGCATCAGCTATGAAGTATCGCAGAAAGCACATAATGCCTTAAAATGGCTGATTAACCGTCAGGGCAAAACGATTGATGACCGGGTATTCCTGGTTTGGGGCAACGATTCACTCTATATCCCTGATCCGGCAGAGGATACCTTTGCACTTGATCCGGAAGCGATGCCGGAAGTAGCTCGTATGTCCAACACGAACGAAGCTTTGGCCCGTGAAGTCTCCAAGGCCTTAGATGGGTACAAAAATAAGCTGGGAGACAAGACTAAGGATCATTTTCAACCGGAAGTTAACATTTTGGTCTTGGATTCTGCAACAACGGGTCGTATGGCGGTCTTGTATTTCAGGAATATGAACAAGGAGCTGTATTTGGACAAGCTCGCTGAGTGGCACACCTCCTGTGCTTGGCTGCATCGTTACCGGAAAAATGCACAAGGCGATTTTGTTGCTTTCTTTGGAGCTCCAGCCACCCGGGACATTGCTTTTGCGGCTTATGGGCCTCGAGCAGGCGACAAGATTGTTAAAGGGCTGATGGAGCGTATGCTTCCTTGTATTGTAGATGGTACAAGAATTCCTCAGGATATTATTAACAGTGTCATCAACCGGGCCTCCAACCCTGTTGCCCTGGAGAACTGGGAATGGGAGAAAACGCTTAGTATTGCCTGCGCTTTAATCAATAAACATTTATCGGATAAAAAGGAGGGGATCGGCTTGGCGCTGGATGAAAATAACGACGACCGCAGCTACTTGTTTGGACGTATGCTGGCTGTGGCAGATGTGCTGGAAAGACGTGCGCTTGGTAAAGAGGAGAAAAGGGCTACTAACGCTATACGGTATATGAATGCTTTTTCCAAGCATCCGGAGCGCACTTGGCGAGTTATTCAAGAAAGCTTGCAGCCTTATCAAGCCCGTTTGGGAGCAGCAGCTACCTACTGGACAAAAATCATCGATGAAATCGGATTTAAGTTTAAGCCGGAGGATTTTAACAACAAACCGTTAACTGGTAAATATCTGCTGGGCTTTTACAGTCAGAGACACGCTCTATATCAAGGCAAAAATCGTGACGATGCCGCTGAAGCGGAAGAAACCCATATTGAGGAGTGA
- the cas5c gene encoding type I-C CRISPR-associated protein Cas5c: MRNSVEFSVYGDYALFTDPLTKLGGEKLSYQVPTFQAIKGIVESIYWKPTILFIIDEIRVMNAIRMESKGVRPIDYSGGNTLANYTYLKDVHYQVRCHFEFNMNRPDMEFDRNENKHHNILKRSVQAGGRRDIFLGTRECQGYVEPCVFGEGESFYDKYGEIHLGTMVHGINYPDETGRNQMEVRLWQPVMKDGVITFPRPEECTQVRVISEMKPKLFNESNVESAEQLLASWGEEENR, translated from the coding sequence ATCCGAAACAGCGTGGAATTCTCCGTATATGGTGATTACGCCTTATTTACTGACCCGCTGACGAAGCTTGGCGGTGAGAAGTTGAGTTACCAGGTTCCAACCTTTCAGGCGATAAAGGGAATCGTCGAGAGTATTTACTGGAAACCTACTATCCTTTTTATTATCGATGAGATCCGGGTCATGAACGCAATCCGCATGGAGTCTAAAGGGGTTCGTCCTATCGATTACAGCGGCGGGAATACGCTTGCGAATTATACCTATTTGAAAGACGTGCATTATCAAGTGAGATGTCACTTTGAGTTCAATATGAATCGCCCGGATATGGAATTTGACCGCAACGAAAATAAGCATCACAACATCCTTAAGCGGAGTGTCCAGGCCGGCGGGCGCAGGGATATTTTCCTCGGTACACGGGAGTGTCAAGGGTACGTAGAACCTTGCGTATTTGGTGAGGGCGAGAGCTTTTACGACAAATACGGTGAGATTCATCTGGGGACGATGGTACACGGCATCAATTATCCGGACGAAACCGGCAGGAACCAAATGGAGGTCCGGCTGTGGCAGCCGGTGATGAAGGATGGAGTTATTACGTTTCCAAGACCGGAGGAATGTACGCAGGTTCGCGTGATTTCCGAAATGAAACCTAAGTTGTTCAACGAGTCGAATGTGGAGTCGGCAGAACAATTGTTAGCCAGTTGGGGAGAGGAGGAGAACCGATGA
- a CDS encoding CRISPR-associated helicase/endonuclease Cas3 encodes MKFIAHIRESDGENQLLKAHLLEVKALAESYGAKIGVAHISGLAGLLHDMGKFTKAFVDYLIEAVAHPEAPPKRGSIDHSTAGGRLLYNEFHTGRIDRERGILAEVVGNAIISHHSYLHDYLNPDLESPYLRRVRDKEDIIDYDRSVALFFEQVMNKEEFQAYVDKAVLELRRFLSIPSSFSPEAKYMFLTKFVFSSLIDGDRTNTRRFEDQVSAEEESNPPAKELFQSYYDKLMAEVQTLASRPGSNSSINRLRSEMSEQCDKFADKSSGIYTLSIPTGGGKTLASLRYALKHAANNGKKHIIYVLPYTTIIEQNAAEVRRILQDEVHILEHHSNVAEEIDKDDELEDGFVNTSQKLKLAKDNWDSPVIFTTMVQFLNVFFAKGSRNIRRLHNLSEAVIIFDEVQKVPVSCVSLFNEALNFLKDYGHSSIVLCTATQPALDFVEHELHINPDAEMIQNLDQVIAEFKRVEIRDETLNGTYTNQELTDFIRNKLDEKRNLLIILNTKMVVKDLYQRLLIELPDMPVYHLSTSMCAAHRKQILNQIRVHLKNKEKIVCISTPLIEAGVDVSFECVIRSLAGLDSIAQAAGRCNRHGEDALQQVYVIDHAEENLKHLDEIRIGKDITKRMLVDLQRDADSHGGHLLSVQAMTFYFQKFYTDVQAQLNFPVSKLDVDMTELLFAGYPQNNYFQNYCLNYQKRPPLFLVNSYRTAAEHFQVIEDLTTSVIVPYEEGNEIIAELNGAERIEDFGRLMRKAQQYTINLYPHELQALDRSGGLERCFDGQILVLKDGAYNEEYGLDLENESWAGLQMF; translated from the coding sequence ATGAAATTTATAGCTCATATACGTGAAAGTGACGGAGAGAATCAGCTGCTTAAGGCACATTTGCTGGAAGTAAAAGCTCTTGCAGAATCTTATGGGGCAAAGATCGGGGTTGCCCATATTAGCGGTCTTGCCGGTCTACTTCACGATATGGGGAAATTTACGAAGGCCTTTGTAGATTATCTCATTGAAGCGGTTGCTCATCCCGAGGCTCCTCCTAAGCGGGGCAGCATTGACCATTCTACAGCAGGTGGCAGACTTCTTTATAACGAGTTTCATACAGGGCGGATTGACCGGGAAAGAGGGATATTAGCTGAAGTCGTAGGTAACGCGATTATCTCGCACCATTCTTATTTGCATGATTATTTGAATCCAGATTTGGAGTCTCCCTATTTGCGGCGGGTCAGGGACAAAGAGGATATTATCGACTATGACCGAAGTGTAGCCTTGTTCTTTGAACAGGTAATGAACAAAGAAGAGTTCCAGGCGTATGTTGACAAGGCCGTGCTGGAACTGCGACGGTTTTTATCTATTCCTTCGTCTTTCAGTCCGGAAGCTAAATATATGTTTTTAACGAAGTTTGTTTTTAGCTCTCTGATTGATGGGGATCGTACTAATACGCGGCGGTTCGAGGATCAAGTCAGTGCTGAAGAAGAGAGTAACCCTCCTGCTAAGGAACTGTTTCAAAGTTATTATGATAAACTGATGGCCGAAGTCCAGACACTGGCTAGCAGACCTGGTTCCAATTCTTCTATTAACCGTTTAAGAAGCGAAATGTCGGAACAGTGCGACAAGTTTGCAGACAAGTCGTCAGGCATTTATACCCTATCTATCCCGACTGGAGGCGGAAAAACGTTAGCCAGTCTCCGCTATGCCCTCAAACACGCTGCTAACAATGGGAAAAAACATATTATTTATGTGCTTCCCTACACCACCATTATTGAACAAAACGCAGCTGAAGTGCGCCGGATTTTGCAAGATGAAGTCCATATTCTAGAGCATCATTCCAATGTGGCCGAAGAGATCGACAAGGACGATGAACTAGAGGATGGGTTTGTGAACACAAGCCAAAAGCTGAAACTGGCCAAAGATAACTGGGATTCACCAGTAATTTTCACGACAATGGTGCAGTTTTTAAACGTGTTTTTCGCCAAAGGCAGCAGAAACATTCGAAGATTGCATAACTTGAGCGAGGCAGTCATTATTTTTGACGAGGTTCAGAAGGTTCCCGTGTCTTGCGTCTCTTTATTTAATGAAGCTTTGAACTTTCTAAAGGACTACGGTCATTCCAGCATTGTTCTATGCACAGCAACTCAGCCTGCATTGGATTTTGTCGAGCATGAATTGCACATTAACCCGGATGCGGAGATGATTCAGAATTTGGATCAGGTGATTGCGGAATTTAAACGTGTAGAGATCCGGGATGAAACTCTAAACGGGACTTATACGAATCAAGAACTAACAGATTTTATAAGAAACAAACTGGATGAGAAAAGGAATCTGTTAATCATTTTGAATACGAAAATGGTGGTTAAGGATTTGTACCAACGACTCCTAATTGAGCTACCGGACATGCCCGTCTACCACTTGAGCACCTCCATGTGCGCAGCTCATAGAAAGCAGATTCTAAACCAGATTCGAGTCCACTTGAAAAATAAAGAGAAGATCGTCTGTATCAGCACGCCGCTCATCGAAGCCGGGGTCGATGTCAGCTTTGAATGCGTCATTCGATCTTTGGCCGGACTGGATTCCATTGCCCAGGCGGCCGGAAGATGCAACCGGCATGGTGAAGATGCGCTACAGCAGGTATATGTGATTGACCATGCGGAAGAAAACCTGAAGCATCTGGATGAGATCCGCATAGGCAAAGATATTACAAAGCGTATGCTTGTTGACTTGCAGCGAGATGCGGACAGCCATGGAGGTCATCTGCTGTCAGTCCAAGCGATGACTTTTTATTTTCAAAAATTTTATACCGATGTCCAAGCGCAATTAAATTTTCCGGTTTCAAAGCTAGATGTCGATATGACAGAACTTCTCTTTGCCGGATATCCACAGAATAACTATTTTCAGAACTACTGCCTTAATTATCAAAAGAGACCGCCTCTCTTTCTAGTTAACAGCTACCGTACGGCAGCTGAACATTTTCAAGTGATCGAAGACCTTACTACATCGGTTATTGTCCCTTATGAAGAAGGGAATGAGATCATTGCTGAATTAAACGGAGCAGAGCGTATTGAGGACTTCGGCAGATTAATGCGTAAAGCACAGCAATATACGATCAATCTCTATCCCCATGAGCTTCAAGCTCTTGACCGCAGCGGAGGTTTGGAAAGATGCTTCGACGGACAGATTTTGGTGCTGAAAGATGGAGCGTACAACGAGGAGTATGGACTGGATTTGGAAAATGAGAGCTGGGCTGGATTGCAGATGTTTTAA
- a CDS encoding GNAT family N-acetyltransferase encodes MIYFETSRLRFQDWKETDIEPFSRLNADEEVMKYFPKTLSVEETNLFYKTIKSEFQECGFGLYAVEVKENNEFIGFIGFHRAAFEADFTPCIEIGWRLKKEAWGQGYATEGAAACLDYGFNTLGLDEVYSFTADINQPSKNVMLKIGMSFVKMFRHPRIDGSNPLSEHVLFRVRKAEGLQ; translated from the coding sequence ATGATCTATTTTGAAACTTCCAGATTGCGTTTCCAAGATTGGAAGGAGACCGATATAGAACCTTTCAGCCGACTTAATGCAGATGAGGAAGTTATGAAGTATTTTCCCAAAACTTTATCTGTGGAGGAAACAAATCTGTTTTATAAAACGATAAAATCTGAGTTTCAAGAATGCGGCTTTGGGCTGTACGCTGTTGAAGTAAAGGAAAACAATGAATTTATAGGATTCATAGGATTTCACAGGGCAGCCTTTGAAGCTGATTTTACGCCTTGCATCGAGATTGGTTGGCGATTAAAAAAGGAGGCCTGGGGGCAAGGTTATGCGACCGAGGGAGCAGCTGCTTGCCTGGACTACGGGTTTAACACATTAGGTTTGGACGAAGTTTATAGTTTTACAGCCGATATCAATCAGCCTTCCAAAAATGTGATGTTGAAAATCGGCATGAGCTTCGTTAAAATGTTCCGTCATCCAAGGATCGATGGAAGTAATCCATTGAGTGAACATGTTCTTTTTCGTGTAAGAAAAGCTGAGGGGTTGCAGTAA